In a single window of the Dinghuibacter silviterrae genome:
- a CDS encoding SusC/RagA family TonB-linked outer membrane protein, translated as MKKLLLYVFVLALLLDAGDVLAQGRIITGIVRDQYGPLSGATVTEAGTRNSVPTDNKGEFRIVLRENVGKLIITYVNYVKQTITVKQGTNDVEVKLEQNTSSMDEVTVVGFGAAKPRTTMTGAVSAINAKEIEDVPTSSVQNALAGRLPGLVTVQRSGQPGRDASDFYIRGVSSLNPNGNQPLILVDDIEYTYDQLAQINVNEIESITILKDASSTAIYGIKGANGVLLVTTKRGLAGRPKFNVRGEAGAQSPVLVPKFLDAYHSALLVNEAYANDGLSPQFTASDLQHFKTGDDPYGHPNVNWYKAIMRPHSEQANADLDVSGGTHNVRYFITGGVFTQNGTVRNFGTEQAGINSAGVNNNYFYNRYNVRSNLDIQATKNLSLRLDLTTRYMDINQPSNVGVVTDIYNYNDFHPFSAPFINPNGSFAYAYDTQSQLPTLNALLASGGYTRDRRTDFNTLLGFDEKLGDITEGLSLTGRLAYSSQQESVLTLNHAFANPPSYHYNPTDGSYTLNTGPNGGGYVESTWSSSGYPDLDIQNVDAQVYFSYDRTFSHAHHFNSLLLWHEQTNRVDDDAATAQVATVPSKFQGYSLKVGYDFKQKYLLDFNAAYNGSDRFHASHRYGFFPAAGAGWNVAKEKFFGDLFPKINLFKLRATYGVVGSDVALGNQYLYQQIYYTGSNYSFGAQPQGQATVYEGPLGNNNVTWEKSRKADVGLDLNLFGDRLSSTTDYFHEYRFNQLVTPGNTPLILGIGLSPTNVGVTTNQGWEETLTWSATAGKVFYSIGVVYSHNRNKIIYEAEAAPRFPWLAATGHQINQPFGYVFQGFYTQADINNAKVAKPNTAAPVVAGDIKYKDLNGDGVIDQNDETAIGRPNIPNTTVGLPIKLGYKGLNVSILFQGAFQYSLGLSGIAIEPFQSQWQPIHQTAWTPATASAAEFPRLTTDATTINSPSNYMSNFWLINAHYIRMKTVDISYQFPKKDLPFRLNNARLYLSAYNLLTWSNVSKKYQQDPEVQSNTAGDAYLTQKVLNIGIQIGL; from the coding sequence ATGAAAAAGCTGCTGCTATATGTCTTTGTCCTGGCGCTCCTCCTGGACGCCGGGGACGTCCTGGCCCAGGGCCGGATCATCACCGGTATCGTCCGGGACCAGTACGGGCCGCTGTCGGGTGCAACGGTAACCGAGGCCGGGACCCGAAATTCCGTCCCCACGGACAACAAGGGGGAATTCCGGATTGTCCTCAGGGAGAACGTCGGGAAGCTGATCATCACCTACGTGAACTACGTCAAACAGACGATCACGGTCAAACAAGGCACAAACGACGTCGAGGTCAAACTCGAACAAAATACGTCCAGCATGGACGAGGTCACCGTCGTGGGTTTTGGCGCGGCCAAGCCCCGCACGACGATGACCGGCGCCGTGAGCGCGATCAACGCCAAGGAGATCGAGGACGTCCCCACTTCCAGCGTACAGAATGCACTGGCCGGACGGTTGCCCGGCCTCGTCACCGTGCAGCGGTCAGGCCAGCCCGGCCGGGACGCCTCCGACTTTTACATCCGCGGGGTCTCCTCCCTCAACCCGAACGGTAACCAGCCGCTCATCCTGGTGGACGACATCGAATACACCTACGACCAGCTGGCGCAGATCAACGTCAATGAAATCGAAAGCATCACCATCCTGAAAGACGCTTCCTCCACGGCCATCTACGGGATCAAGGGCGCCAATGGGGTGCTGTTGGTCACGACCAAGCGCGGTCTCGCGGGACGCCCCAAGTTCAATGTCCGGGGAGAGGCGGGTGCCCAATCGCCTGTCCTTGTCCCTAAGTTCCTGGATGCTTACCACTCGGCTTTATTGGTCAATGAGGCTTATGCCAATGACGGCCTCTCGCCCCAGTTCACCGCTTCCGACCTCCAGCACTTCAAGACCGGCGACGATCCCTACGGCCACCCGAACGTCAACTGGTACAAGGCCATCATGCGTCCCCATTCCGAACAGGCCAATGCCGACCTGGACGTCTCCGGCGGCACGCACAACGTAAGGTATTTCATCACCGGGGGGGTCTTTACCCAGAATGGGACGGTGCGCAACTTTGGTACCGAGCAAGCCGGCATCAACTCTGCCGGTGTCAACAACAACTATTTCTACAACCGGTATAACGTCCGGAGCAACCTGGACATCCAGGCCACCAAAAACCTCTCGCTCCGGCTCGACCTCACCACCCGGTATATGGACATCAACCAACCCTCGAACGTAGGCGTGGTCACCGATATTTATAACTATAACGACTTCCATCCCTTTTCCGCGCCCTTTATCAACCCCAACGGCAGCTTTGCGTATGCCTACGACACACAGAGCCAGTTGCCCACGCTAAACGCGCTGCTGGCTTCCGGCGGCTACACCCGCGACCGCCGGACGGACTTCAATACGCTCCTGGGTTTCGACGAGAAGCTGGGCGACATCACCGAAGGCTTATCCCTTACCGGCAGACTGGCCTATTCCAGCCAGCAGGAAAGTGTACTGACGCTCAACCACGCGTTTGCGAACCCGCCCAGTTATCATTACAACCCCACCGACGGGTCCTATACCCTGAACACGGGCCCCAACGGCGGCGGCTATGTGGAAAGCACCTGGTCCAGCTCCGGGTATCCCGACCTGGACATCCAGAACGTCGACGCCCAGGTTTATTTTTCGTATGACCGGACTTTCAGCCACGCCCACCACTTCAACTCCCTGCTGTTGTGGCACGAGCAGACGAACCGGGTGGATGACGATGCCGCGACCGCCCAGGTGGCCACGGTGCCTTCGAAATTCCAGGGATATTCGCTAAAGGTCGGGTACGACTTTAAACAGAAGTACCTGCTTGATTTCAACGCCGCCTACAACGGTTCGGACCGCTTCCACGCCAGCCACCGCTACGGGTTCTTCCCCGCCGCCGGCGCGGGTTGGAACGTCGCCAAGGAGAAATTCTTCGGCGACCTGTTCCCAAAGATCAACCTGTTCAAGCTCCGGGCCACGTACGGCGTCGTCGGTTCCGACGTCGCCCTGGGCAATCAATACCTCTACCAGCAGATATACTATACCGGGTCCAACTACAGCTTTGGCGCCCAACCCCAGGGCCAGGCCACGGTGTACGAAGGACCGCTCGGGAACAACAACGTGACCTGGGAAAAATCCCGGAAGGCCGACGTGGGCCTGGACCTGAACCTCTTTGGCGACAGGCTCAGCTCGACGACGGATTACTTCCATGAGTATCGCTTCAACCAGTTGGTGACACCCGGAAACACGCCCCTTATATTAGGGATCGGGCTCTCGCCCACCAACGTCGGTGTCACGACCAACCAGGGCTGGGAAGAAACCCTTACCTGGAGCGCGACCGCCGGTAAGGTCTTTTACAGCATCGGCGTCGTCTATTCGCACAACCGCAACAAAATCATCTATGAGGCCGAGGCCGCGCCCCGCTTTCCCTGGCTGGCCGCAACCGGTCACCAGATCAACCAGCCGTTTGGCTATGTCTTCCAGGGCTTCTATACCCAGGCCGACATCAACAACGCCAAGGTGGCCAAACCCAACACCGCCGCGCCCGTGGTGGCCGGGGACATCAAGTACAAAGACCTCAATGGCGACGGCGTCATCGACCAGAACGACGAAACGGCGATCGGGCGGCCGAACATACCCAATACCACCGTCGGGCTGCCCATTAAATTGGGCTATAAAGGCCTGAACGTAAGTATCCTGTTCCAAGGCGCCTTCCAGTACAGCCTGGGCCTTTCCGGTATCGCCATCGAACCCTTCCAGAGCCAGTGGCAGCCCATACACCAAACGGCCTGGACACCGGCTACCGCCAGCGCCGCGGAGTTCCCCCGGCTCACGACCGACGCCACGACGATCAACAGCCCGTCCAACTATATGTCGAACTTCTGGCTGATCAACGCGCACTATATCCGGATGAAAACGGTGGATATCTCCTACCAGTTCCCCAAAAAGGACCTGCCCTTCCGCCTGAACAACGCCCGGCTCTACCTCAGCGCTTATAACCTCCTCACCTGGAGCAACGTCTCCAAAAAATACCAGCAGGACCCCGAAGTACAGTCCAATACCGCGGGGGACGCCTACCTGACACAAAAAGTATTAAACATCGGTATACAGATTGGATTATGA
- a CDS encoding RagB/SusD family nutrient uptake outer membrane protein yields MRNYCLFLGLCVWGLSACQKNYESVPLGQQATINDVFNTQDSSGQQAILYLSNCYLVTLPNGHNRVGGDYLDAASDDAVSSSLTVSDVQMIATGAYTAASPNADDEWSRNYNAIRDCNVFINNIYRVPLILLLPDGRKAIGALRSEARFLRAWLYYQLIERYGGVPLVGDTVFSITDNVQLPRNSFADCVNYIVSECDNIKDSLRTPQELDANNYGRITSGMAMALKAQVLLTAASPLFNGGNIDGADPLTGYPSYDATRWQTAAQAAQDVMNLGFYSLVPSFENVFTTQAYPIGTNTETIFWVQIGPTTAVETTNSPVGYGSAGGGGETSPSQGLVDAYPMNNGLAITDPASGYNPLDPYSNRDPRLNATIFYNGHLWLNRNVETFDGGLDKPGGTSAETKTGYYMRKFMGPFETVNSSPAEYSNTIHDFIYCRYAEILLDFAEATNEYSGPSAAVYNVLTSLRQRAGIAPGTNNLYGLTAGMDQDSMRAAIHNERRIEMAFEEHHFWDIRRWKTAAQAYNAAPLQGMDIQQTASGLVYNRINVLTTAFKDPQMYFYPIPYGEVVKNPQMKQNPNW; encoded by the coding sequence ATGCGCAACTATTGTCTTTTCCTTGGTCTGTGCGTGTGGGGGCTTTCTGCCTGCCAGAAGAACTACGAATCGGTGCCCCTGGGTCAGCAAGCGACCATAAACGACGTATTCAATACGCAGGACTCGTCCGGCCAGCAGGCGATCCTTTACCTGTCCAACTGTTACCTGGTGACGCTGCCCAACGGGCATAACCGGGTCGGCGGGGACTACCTGGACGCCGCCTCGGACGACGCCGTCTCCAGCTCGCTTACGGTGTCGGATGTCCAGATGATTGCCACCGGGGCATATACGGCGGCTTCTCCGAACGCCGACGATGAGTGGTCCAGAAACTACAACGCCATACGGGACTGCAACGTATTTATCAACAACATTTACCGGGTGCCGCTCATCCTGCTGCTGCCGGACGGGCGGAAGGCCATCGGCGCGTTGCGCTCCGAGGCCCGGTTCCTGAGGGCGTGGTTGTATTACCAGCTGATCGAACGGTACGGGGGCGTACCCCTGGTGGGTGATACGGTGTTTTCCATCACCGACAACGTCCAGCTCCCCCGGAATTCCTTTGCCGACTGCGTCAACTATATTGTTTCGGAGTGCGACAACATCAAGGACAGTCTCCGCACGCCCCAGGAGCTCGACGCCAACAACTACGGCCGCATCACGTCAGGCATGGCCATGGCGCTGAAAGCACAGGTGTTGCTGACGGCGGCAAGCCCCCTCTTCAACGGCGGCAACATCGACGGTGCCGACCCCCTCACCGGCTATCCCAGCTATGACGCGACCCGCTGGCAGACAGCCGCTCAGGCGGCACAGGACGTCATGAACCTTGGCTTCTATAGCCTCGTGCCTTCCTTCGAGAACGTCTTTACCACCCAGGCATACCCCATTGGCACCAATACCGAAACCATTTTCTGGGTCCAGATCGGGCCGACCACGGCGGTGGAGACCACCAATTCTCCTGTCGGTTACGGGTCCGCGGGGGGCGGTGGGGAAACCAGTCCCAGCCAGGGGTTGGTGGATGCTTACCCGATGAACAACGGCCTGGCGATCACCGACCCGGCTTCCGGCTACAATCCATTGGATCCCTACAGCAACCGCGATCCCCGGCTGAACGCCACGATCTTCTACAACGGCCACCTTTGGCTGAACCGCAACGTGGAAACCTTTGACGGGGGGCTTGATAAACCCGGCGGCACGTCTGCCGAGACCAAGACCGGTTATTACATGCGCAAGTTCATGGGGCCCTTCGAGACCGTCAACAGCAGTCCTGCGGAATATTCCAACACGATCCACGACTTTATCTATTGCCGTTACGCGGAAATCCTGCTGGATTTTGCCGAAGCGACCAACGAATACTCCGGTCCTTCGGCTGCGGTGTATAACGTCCTGACGTCGCTCCGGCAGCGCGCCGGTATCGCACCGGGCACGAATAACCTGTACGGTCTGACGGCGGGTATGGACCAGGACTCCATGCGCGCGGCCATACACAACGAACGGCGGATCGAGATGGCGTTCGAGGAACACCATTTCTGGGACATCCGCCGCTGGAAGACCGCCGCCCAGGCCTACAATGCGGCACCGCTCCAGGGCATGGACATCCAGCAGACAGCCTCCGGGCTGGTGTACAACCGGATCAATGTCTTGACAACGGCCTTTAAGGACCCGCAAATGTATTTCTACCCCATCCCCTATGGTGAAGTGGTCAAAAATCCTCAAATGAAACAAAACCCCAACTGGTAA